AATAACCCATAGGGGGCTTATATATAGATCAATAagggatatttttttatgggggAGGGATAAATCTTAGTAAGGGGAACTAACCCCACTAGCCCatccccctagttgcgccaatgtatataacaattatttattcgtaACTATTGTAACTTCTCGGTTGTGTCTCATATCATCAATCATTTTAACTTCTCAATAGTAACTTCTATGTGATATTACATATGGAATTCTCATATACAGCTATGGCAAGAAGTCATATGTCGGTatcataatgacattttattcttatacgGATATTTGAAGGTACATATAAGTTACAATGTACAGTCActtttgagaataaaaacagACGGCACATAGACGGTAAGTTCTCCTTTATGCACACAGAGATGTTAATCTTTTAACAACAAATAtcgattatcataatatattattttgtataatactgaGTAGGACATCACATTTATGGTTTCATTACACAACGATAAATGTCTTTTCTTTGTCCTGCCTTGTATACAGCCGCTGGACGACAGATGGCCGGGACGTGCCGTCGTGGGGAAGGATATTTCCGCAGAagaaaattaggtacctacttaatataatataatattgtcatcgtCTACTGAGTAGACTCTTCTCCACCAGCGGTCCTTGCCAAGGCGTGTACCAGAAAAATCTGAtcaaggggggggggctggTTATACAAAATTGCCGACTCTAAATACCACAGTAACCgactatatgaaaaaaaaataataatcagacGAATAATGATGACGAGttctaaaataacttaatattatacatattatgtcaattCAATCAAAGAACAAATCTATTAGATATCCGTATTTTATCACCatcataattattcaatatgattaacaaacaatatgatacctattggctattaacatttacacattaaaaacctatatactttttgcatttttacatCATTCGAGAGACCACATTCCGTCATATAGCACCGGCTTTATTAGGtcggacataatataatattgttcatatatTACCAcccattttatttatacttacgtaaaatatatttattataaaaataataacttttttaaatcacTTGCGCAAAAGTCGATCAAGATGATTGCTTaccttaaatacttataagttataataaataacttacttTTCCAAAATTTGCtttttatagataaaacttatttatcCTTTCATATAGTTAGGTCGTAGATATGTACAAGGtaccataaaattaaatattatattaggtaatatgatTATTAGTTTAGatcccggatttatatgcatttaaaaagtgtcaaatatAATGCAAATATGCAAGGGAAAAGTGGCTAAATATGCAATTGTTATATGtcatatgttatacattataaaatgagattttttaataaaaaaaaacacatttttacaccaaggaaagtaggtatacctagtagATATTCTTTCagaaacaaaagaataattaaatatttaatacattaaaaaccaaaattcaatatattataatcctattttttttagtattttagattgtttgaaatacaaatatctaaaactcagaaaatttaaaaaagattcaaaagaaaaaaaagaaaatcatccataaatattataagttataaaaaaatatttgtgaaattgAGTTNNNNNNNNNNNNNNNNNNNNNNNNNNNNNNNNNNNNNNNNNNNNNNNNNNTGCTGAGACAATCCAACatacatatactgtatacgcaGATACGCACAACTATAAGCACTCCTTTGAACAGTGTCGTGAAGTTGAATGGCGTGGACCTTGTACATGGGTCTTCTTCTGAAAGGTACTGGTGACGAGTCTATTCTGTAtggtccttatataatgtggctCCGGTGTACGTGATGTTTTTCTCTTATTTTAGGCGGTGCGACAAAGGTgtcactggtaatttattgttttgttttgaccaAACGTCTTGATTGGAAAATTGTCGAGGGGGtctcgtagaatataatatatatgtgtatattatatacgtaaaaatgcatttatggttttataatatacggtgtcatctggcgccgctgataattgattatgttgtttttcttaaatatctgaacggagaggtgttgaatattgtttatgtgttgcACGTGTCGAGTGTGTATATGTAaggagtgcgtatatatatatttatgcgtaaatcgtatatatatatgtattgaatagcCCAACATTCCATATGGACCGTCGCTACTAGTtgtcttgtgttttattttaagtttaaatattatatattacagtacctGATTTCTAAACAGTATctaagaacaaaaatattatgaaaattgtagtaaatattttatcatgttattttaagaaaatgttaatatgaatatttaatgaatattatacgtATCTATGTTTGACAAAAACTAGACAGtgttgtttaaattttgatgtttttccataattttactTCAACCTACGCAAGTACTAACTACGCCTTATATATGCAACTATGCTAATAGAATACAATCTTAAAGTTggatatttaagaattttagtAGTGCTTAAGTCCAATGCAAatgttctaattatttttataatttctcttTGGGTTCATTGGTCAAACCCAAAACACATtgtctttaaattaatttgaatgaaGTGTTGATTTGGGgtagctatatatattatggatgAGAATTAGCACAAATCCACTCCGTTAAATGATTTCctgtcaatattaaaaaaaaatatatatatgtttagtttgttgttgaaatataaaaacacaattagttttaatttttttttaaattttattttactgataaGTGATTAGTGGTTACTAAAAAAGTATAGGTACGTCAACAGAAACATAATTAAGATATAAGTTCTGTACATGACATTCGAATGAATGTTAAGAGAATGtgacacccgcatgtgttgtctccgttttacgtcatagcaaaaactgttttgcgcgggacaacttttatctttctgtgtttgtagtagtggctcTAAGACAGTGTTTCCCAACCGGTGGTCCGTGGGCCAGTCATAGGTGGTCCGCGGTACCTTTCTtagttttctattaaaaattattttttttttttgaacagcgaaaaatatttaaatatttgtgacaAAAATCACACtaagtaaattattagtaaagtttaataattaaataattatatataatagtacagtaaaataataaaaatttttcaataaattttgtgTATTCTTGttaatgagcaaaaaaaaaaaaaaaaggtcttccTAGTTTGTGTAAAATTGAGGTGGTCCGCgacctataaaaatattgtggaagTGGTCCGTGGTGGTAAAAAGGTTGGGAAACACTGCTCTAAGATTTCTGAACATAATATAGGgtggaaaattatctatgcaataGCGTGCCCGtattttagataacattaaTATGAAACACAATAAAGGTTATTTGTttctaaacatttggtttttttgttttttttttttcatttacttataaaaaatgattggatagtgcgATTTAAAAAAAGGCATGCTGTTGCACAGATGAAtttcttctttacgtgttgtaaaaatttagtagttctacaacaaatatggtgcgagaaaagttgtctcgcgcaaaatagtttttgctatgttgtacatttgtaataaggagacaacacatgcgggtgtgacatcaTCTTAAGATTTAATCAATTTGTTTTGCCCgatgaacaatttatttaattaattgaatatttaatattttatttttacagatgttttaaatggaattaaaaaaacaaaggaaacaattaataatttaagtatgtttaaaatatacaactgtCTATTAATGTGTTGggcatttcatattttttatttatttttaaacattagcCTGGTTTGTGGgctaaaattttttctttataaacatatacaaatcGAGTTCTGTACGTGACTGTAGAAGAGCATTCTAATGAACATTGAATACTCTCaacatacctaatttataatactaatttattttgcagGAGCAACTCTGAATGACACGATACTTCCCTATTGTAAATCTCtttttaatcacaatattttctatgctaaacttaatttaatctttaatgtaaattagtttaagctaaatataaattattaaactgtatagtataatattacaccacgttatattgtattaatattattctataattataaatacataataatataataatgaataaaattcaatataaatattaaatacgatgATTTTGGcaaaatataattcatgataatattatattgtattatattatattacaaacaaataaataaataaaatatataatcattaatatatgcTGGTTGGTCTCAGCTctgtatcatatttttgtacgcaatgattgaactcaaatttaagaCCCACGCATGGTCCATTACAGACTACAGTGACTCAAAAACGAGTCTGAACAAAAACCTTACCGTACAGTAAAACGGttacctttaaaattatatattaaacataatcaGTTCGATAATGTTACACTTGgctattatttatgaatttgttttctattgttatttaattactatttaattttatgacgtGTTGCTCATGAAATAATTAAGGGGCCACGCCatcgcattgatttaaggagaatcatttaggcaatttctaatctcgttgtcgccacccgagatctatgtgttagtcgtaaatgattattagtgtgtgtggcgtcCATGCGGGTCAATTGTAGCGGTACAGAGGGATCTCACACGCACtcgcacgcacatgtcagtatgtaatattgtaatcatgaaaaaatgtttatttttcactcaaacacacgattctaattccaacaatacgtcgcaacgattaactcgattgcattctgacaaaatattccttttttccacaacatatagaggcatcggtcgaggtacatttttaaaattgtatttagttaattaaatatttaagcttgaaattctgaatttttttgaattttttacaatttttattgcattttaaattacaaaaattaaaaatgtggctcgacCGTTCCCTTGTATATACTATGGAAgatccgaatattttttcagaataaaaatcgtgataattgtcggcACGTACCGTTTGAATTagagacagtagtttttgacaaaaaaagacgcggtggcgaggccccttaaataatttatgtttatatttttaatgttgggTACCTATAAGAAATTCTCACTTCTTAGCACAAGATTTAGCTTTTTAGAAGTGAGTCATTATAATTGAATGTTTACTGTTTACATATACGATAGCATTGACGATAGNNNNNNNNNNNNNNNNNNNNNNNNNNNNNNNNNNNNNNNNNNNNNNNNNNNNNNNNNNNNNNNNNNNNNNNNNNNNNNNNNNNNNNNNNNNNNNNNNNNNGTACATATACTACTgaggtagtaaaatatatcaCTCACTCACTTACGACTAACACAACGACGATGTCATTAGGTGCCATCTGTTAAATTATCTACACCAAACTTCTTATAACAATAGATACGTATACTATGAAGAACAATAGTTTCCACAGTTTCCGAAGACAATGTAAACCATTTACAGTAGACAAATCCAAAACAttacgttataaaaaaaaaattaaaaataatgcaatCAGTCAAAAGGATGAACAATTATTaccagttattacttattttagacaaaaaaaaacaaattgaattgaTATCAATGACTCATCGAGGTATAGAATCTAGTGTCGAATCAATATCCTTGTCTGCTCACCGTGGCAGAGATGcttgtatatctataatagaatCTCGCATGTTTTGGCCTAATATTTATTCtgatatatgtaattttataaaataatgtgatatttgccagaaaataaatcttttaaaagttttaaaagctGTTCCGGAACTGCAACCAGTAACTGTGCCAACTGCTATTATGAAACAAATAGGAATAGATATAGCCACATTGCCTGAagtaaaccaaaataaatatatcattgtagCAATTGATTATTTCAGTAAGTGGTCAGAAATTAAAGCTGTTCAAAATAAAACTGCTGAAACGGTCGCTAGATTTTTATTTGAACTTATTTGTAGACATTCCTGCATgtcaatacaaataaatgacCAAGGTAGGGAATTTGTTAATCAAGTGTCAGATCTCCTTCATGTATTTACCGGTACAAAACAACGAGTGACTTCAGCTTACCACCCTCAAAGCAATGTACTTGTCGAAAGGCAGAAccgaacaataaaaaatatgattttaaaaacattatataattaaaattatgttgataAGTGGCCAGACATAATTGATGGTGTTCTTTTTGCTCATCGTACAGTTCGCCATgaaagtacaaaatattcaccatttttttttttgtataatcgtTAACCAACATTACCGATAGACATTACCTTAGAAGAACCTACAAGTTCCCCAAATGATATGGAAGAAGATAACGTTTTGGAAGGACATGATACTAACACCTTACATAATGAAGttcattaaaatttgtttgaaaaacgATTAGAAGAAATTTTgcgaattaaaaatttagtttttactcaAGTaacacacaatataaaaaaaagtcaagatAAGCAAAAGAAAGCATATGACACACGTCATTCTAATAAACTAACATTTAAAGTTGGTAGCTTAGTATTGTTGCGTGATTGTCTCAGAGATGATCGAAAAGGTGGATGGTCTAAAGCTCCTTTTGCTGGACCTTACACAATttggaaaattcaaaaaaacaaaaactgtattttaaaaacaatgaaaggaaaattaattaaaaagcaacactctatttcaaatttaaaacattattcgtctaaaattgtgcctatgtatttttaatcttttttaacTTCTATTccaacaatatatcagaagccttgcgttaaattttcacgcttttttacctaataaacaaaattttattgatatttacagaaaaaaaaaacaaaaaaaattgaaaactgagaatgtctgtaaacagcacaaaaagattcaaaatattttcaaaattgtatggtgtatagaaaataaaaatattaacattcagtgaaattttcatgcatctacagttattcgtttttgaataacaataaaataacaaaactgctaggtacatgagaaatcgattgaatattcaatattgtaaaaatatgaataacaaacattcataacaatttaatttaaattgcttgtagacatttttttttttgataaagtttgTTTACCTTATGATgaatcttgaattacattttcaaatcttttggtaataaaaacaaatcctGAATAGggaatcaattttaaaaacaaatagtgaATACAGtgttgttttaatttgaattaattgataGGTAActcgtaatattttaatgcgaGAATTCGTCAATTCTCATTACAGAATATAAAACCTTGGAGAGGcagttaaaatgttttcgtCTTATTCCATAtccatattatgcaataatcaattgataagtaggtatatatgacCGTGTAGGCTACGATATTAGATAAAAAACTTATGCTactattaacttatattatattatagggacAAAATATGGTCATTGATatctatacttaaatattaataaaataaataaatattaggtttcagttaattaataaagagttgatacaaattaattaaatttaaatttacatttttagtgtGAAATATTTACGGATTTAAGTTTATTaccaataatgtattattaatacagtacattatattatgtagcatGTAAACTGAAtacggtaattttattatttattacttatacatttattactgtCTTGTACAATTGTTGACTATTAAATTACtagtttcattatatattactaaaaaaaaaaaaaaataatatgtaaaatgttgaattaaattagattaaattgaaatattacaaataatattacattacaatatggcctacgacatatattatatttatattttatatagtctGTGCTTGTGCGATAAGTTGTAATCTGTATATGATACCTAATCGTTTTACTGTTTTAGATagattaactatattattattcatatcgtTACTACATTTTATCGGCTCTAATAAAaagaaaagtgaaaaaaatatagtgcCGGTATTGTGCAGTTCTACAATGTCTGGAATATTAAGCTGATTTTAAAGAGTTTTTGATGTGAAAACAATATCTTAAGTGGCGTTCAGATTTTTCCGCTTAGGCAGTGAAATTTTTCTAGTGTTATTCGAGCGTTACCCTTTTCGCGTAACGTTAGCGTTTTTcgctataatacataatactaacACAATAAAACAGACGCGAGAGCATCACATTAGTTCATCGTTGACACCAAACGTGAACAGGTAacttaaaatgtgttatatacatacaatattagtaatattatgcgcaatagttatatgtattatattactattgcgCATGGGCGCGCAACTACGAACACGTCGTACATTGTCCGTTGTCGCGCGTTGGTAGTGCATAGGCatggatccagagcaaagacctgtgaagggggggggggggagggaacatttttttacaacacaaatacaattataatatactagaaatgttgtcataataaataggtatagtagTTAATCAATGTGATCAATAAatcattgattatttaatatataaagcgacaatgtgaaatgaagtttagattttgtttatttgttatttaatttataatatttatattaataaaaaaatatgtctgggggggcTGGGCCCCTAAGCGCCCCCTGGATTCGTCCCTGGTAGTGCACGAGGGCTTTTTTCGTTGATAAACAAACACTAGGTATATCGAAACGTGTTAACGCGTCTCATGAACACTATAATCAATAAACATggtccagggcttgaaaccgttatCAAAATTGTCGGTTACCGCTAGGAAATTCTATAGCGGTAAACGTTGGAAACTTCGATAACAGAGAAATTCGATAAGCAATAAAGTAAACATTTCAAACGCCATGATCCAGCGTTTTGTCTATTCAGTAGTTTAGTTTCAATA
The Acyrthosiphon pisum isolate AL4f unplaced genomic scaffold, pea_aphid_22Mar2018_4r6ur Scaffold_21743;HRSCAF=24748, whole genome shotgun sequence DNA segment above includes these coding regions:
- the LOC103307890 gene encoding uncharacterized protein LOC103307890, which translates into the protein MTHRGIESSVESISLSAHRGRDACISIIESRMFWPNIYSDIFLKAVPELQPVTVPTAIMKQIGIDIATLPEVNQNKYIIVAIDYFSKWSEIKAVQNKTAETVARFLFELICRHSCMSIQINDQGREFVNQVSDLLHVFTGTKQRVTSAYHPQSNWPDIIDGVLFAHRTVRHENITLEEPTSSPNDMEEDNVLEGHDTNTLHNEVH